A window of Longimicrobium sp. genomic DNA:
CCTGGCGCAGCTCCTGGACGCAATGGAGCGCGGCGATGCGGACGCCGTCGCGCGCCTCTACACGCGCGACGGCGTGCTGGTGTACCCGGATGGCGACGCGGCCCGCTCGCAGCGCGAGATCCGCGAGCGCCTGGCCGCCGACATCCGCCGCATGCCGCGATTCCGCATACAGGAATCGGACGTGGAGGCGAGCGGCGACATGGCTTTCGTCTCGGGGATGTACGTGTACGACGACGTGAGCGGCGGCGGCGCGCCCGTCGCGCGCCTCGGCAACGTGAGCCTCGTCCTCTGGCGCACCTGGGAGCGCCAGTGGCGGATCCGCTTCATGGTCCTCGGTGGCCCGCTGCAGCCCAAGATCTGACCTGCCAAAGCAAAAGCTCACACAGAGAACACAGAAGGAACTGCAAGACACAGAGAAAACCCTCTTGCGGTTCTCTCTGTGTCTCTGTGTGAGGCCCAGGGGATGATCGCGCCGAGCTTCAGTCCGCCGTGACCACCGATGCCATCTGCGCGTTCGAGACCGAGGCCGCGGGCGCGTCGCGAAAGGTGGCGAGCACCTCCATCAGCCGCGCGACGTCCGCATCGTTGCTCGCGATGCCGACCGAGGCCCGGATGGCGCCGACCGCGTAGTCGTTCATGCAGTCCGAGAACTGCTGCAGCGTGAACGTCTCCGGAGTGAGCGTCTGGATGCAGCGGAACGCCTCGTCGTCGTGGTACTCGAAGGCGAACTCCGCCGCGCCCGGGTTGCAAAAGAAGCCGGTGCGGATGGAGACCCCCGCCTCGTTGGTGCGCTGCTCCACCACGCGGAAGTCGACGGTGCCGCCCTCGGGATCGATCAGGTTGAACGCCACGCTCCCGCCCCGCATCACCGTCCCCTCCGGCCCGTAGACTCGCACCATCGGCGCGCCGTTGGAGTGCCGCAGCCCGGCCAGCTCGCGGAGGAGCAGGTCGGTCAGCCGCATCACGTGGGCATTGATGCGCCCCATTCCCATCTCGCCCAGGAAGTCCAGCCCCGCCGACACCGCCGAGATCCCCAGGTAGTTGAGCGTCCCGTCCTCGAAGGCGCGCCCGGTGACGTGCGACAGGTGCACGCTGTTCTGCGCGGACACGAAGCGCACCGTGCCGCCGGAGAACCAGGGCCGGTGCAGCTCGCCCAGCATGTTGCGGCGCGCCAGCAGCGCCCCCACGCCGGTCGGGTAGCCGAACATCTTGTAGAACGACAGCACCGCGAAGTCGGGCCCGTACTTCCCCAGATCGAGCGGGCTCGTGGGGACGAACGCCGCCGCGTCCAGCAGCACGTGATAGCCGCGGGCGCGCGCCGTCTCCACCCATTCCAGCGGGTGCTTGACGCCGCTGAAGTTGCTCTGCGCGGGGAAGGCGAAGAGGTGGTGCTTCCCCGGCTCCGCGCCGGCGAGGTGCTCCTCGACGTCGTCCACCCGAAGCTCACACCCCAGCGGGACGTAGCGTACGTCGGCGCCGCGCGCGGTGGCGTACTCGCGCATCCCGTTGACGGAGTTGTGGTTGTCCGCCGTCAGCAGGAAGCGGCCGCCGGGCTCCCACGGGTACGCTTCGGCGATCAGCTTGAGCGCGCCGCTGGCGTTGAGGGTGAAGATGACCTCGTAGCTTTCGGGATCGGCGTTGAAGAA
This region includes:
- a CDS encoding SgcJ/EcaC family oxidoreductase, with translation MTHPLRPILTLGALLLAASTAAAQGTVIPGTDGYNDYPRGREAYVKEVQQEVRVTLAQLLDAMERGDADAVARLYTRDGVLVYPDGDAARSQREIRERLAADIRRMPRFRIQESDVEASGDMAFVSGMYVYDDVSGGGAPVARLGNVSLVLWRTWERQWRIRFMVLGGPLQPKI
- a CDS encoding aminotransferase class V-fold PLP-dependent enzyme, whose product is MTDTFAELRRRDFSRLDRGGHVYLDYTGAGLYAESQVRAHADYLCGCVLGNPHSRNPSSMAATTLVEEARRKVLDFFNADPESYEVIFTLNASGALKLIAEAYPWEPGGRFLLTADNHNSVNGMREYATARGADVRYVPLGCELRVDDVEEHLAGAEPGKHHLFAFPAQSNFSGVKHPLEWVETARARGYHVLLDAAAFVPTSPLDLGKYGPDFAVLSFYKMFGYPTGVGALLARRNMLGELHRPWFSGGTVRFVSAQNSVHLSHVTGRAFEDGTLNYLGISAVSAGLDFLGEMGMGRINAHVMRLTDLLLRELAGLRHSNGAPMVRVYGPEGTVMRGGSVAFNLIDPEGGTVDFRVVEQRTNEAGVSIRTGFFCNPGAAEFAFEYHDDEAFRCIQTLTPETFTLQQFSDCMNDYAVGAIRASVGIASNDADVARLMEVLATFRDAPAASVSNAQMASVVTAD